Sequence from the Kribbella aluminosa genome:
GGTGTTCGAGCAGTCGGCCGCCGCCCGCAACGCCGACATCCTTGCCTCGATGACGAACGAGGTGCAGAAGGCCCTGGCCGAGTTCAGCCTTGGCAAACGCAACATCGACAGCGATTCGGACTGGGCGTCGTACACCGAAGCACTGAAGAAGATGGGCGTCGACGAACTCGTCGGCAACTACCAGAAGGCCTACGACAGCCGCCCGAGGTAGTGACGCGTCAGCAGACCATGCACGAGCACCCGATACGGACGATCGAAGGAGTGGGGCATGAGCGAAACACGTCGGCGGTTCATCCAGCTGACCGGTGGGGCGGTGGGAGCAGTGGCACTCGGCAGCGCCCTTCCCGCGGATGCGGCGCCGCTGAGTCCCGGACGTGGGCGTGGACCGCGCGCGTCCACGACGGCGACGTACGACCTGACACCTCTGTGGGACCAGGAGACCGTGCTGGTCAACCCGCACAAGGGCTGGTACCAGCACTACCTGGACGACCGGGACAACAGCTATCTGGGGACGGTCGCCGAGCTCCAGCAGTTCCCGGGAATGAACCAGATCTACATCCGGATCGCCTGGTCCTTCCTCGAGCCGGTCGAGGGTCAGTACGACTGGCACCTGATCGACGATGCGATTGCGCAGTTCGTCCCGGCCGGGTTCGGCGTGTCGTTCCGGATCACCTGCCGGGAGACCGGTCGTGAGCACAACACGCCCGCCGGCCAACTGGGCTTCGCGACCCCGACCTGGCTGAACGACCTTGGGATGAAGGGAACCTACATCTGCAACTGGGGGTCCGCCGGTCCTGGTGTCCCGGCGGGCCCGACGTGCGACGGCACCCTGACGTACGAACCCGACTACGGCGATCCGATCTTCCTGGAGAAGCTGGAGAACTTCCACCGGGCGTTCGCGGCCCGGTACGCCGACAAGCCGTGGGTGCGGTACATCGACATCGGCAGCTACGGCGACTGGGGCGAGAGCCATACGACGTGGTCCGGCAGCGGCCGGGTGTGGCCGGTCTCGGTCATCAAGGAACACATCGATATCCACAAGCGCTGCTACCCCAACAACATTCTCCTCGCCGGCGACGAGCTGCTGTGGCGGCCCAACGACACGGCAGGGGGGCAAGAGATCCGGCAGTACGTCAAGGACCAGGGAGTGAGCTGGCGGGACGACTCGATCCTGATCTTCTTCAACCCGGTCGTCCAGCGCCCCGAACTGTTCGACGACGTCTACCTCACCCGCCCCACCGTGCTCGAATGCCAGCACTACCCAACGTCCAAGCGGCTGGGCTACTGGCAAGGTCAGGACGGGTCGGTGCGGGGGGCAACCGATCTGATCGCGGGCATCCGGGGGCTGCATGCGTCGTACATCGGCTTCCACGGTAACAACGTCGAGTGGCTGACGGACAATCCGAACCTCACCAAGCAGCTGGCGAACCTGTGCGGGTACTGGTATTTCCCGGCCAGTATCAGCCTTCCGGCGACTGCCCACGGCGGGGAAACCGTCACAGCGCAGGTCGCCTGGGAGAACCACGGCGTCGCGCCCGCGTACAACGTGTTCACGCCGTACCTCCAGTTCGTGGCGAAGCAGCAACCGGCCGCCGGCAAACGGTGCGCGGCTTCGGGGCCGATCCGGCTGAGCGGGTCGAACAACCGTTCCTGGATACCGGACCAGCAGACCATGGAGTCCTATTCAGTGCACCTGCCCGCGCTTCCCGCCGGAACATACAGCGTTCAACTGGCCCTCATCGAAGAAGCTGCGAGTAACCGGCACATCGCGCTCGGACTGGCGGCCGGCACCCAGACCGCGGACAAGTACTACACCGTCGGCGAAATCACCATCAGCTGACGACCTGTTCGACCTACGGAACCAGTACGTCGTTCGCGCCGCCTGCGTCGTGGAGCGACGTACTGGAGCAGCTCGGTCATCGGTCGGTGCGGGCGTACCGGCCGGATCTGTTCGACGAGTCGTGGGAT
This genomic interval carries:
- a CDS encoding DUF4832 domain-containing protein, with the translated sequence MSETRRRFIQLTGGAVGAVALGSALPADAAPLSPGRGRGPRASTTATYDLTPLWDQETVLVNPHKGWYQHYLDDRDNSYLGTVAELQQFPGMNQIYIRIAWSFLEPVEGQYDWHLIDDAIAQFVPAGFGVSFRITCRETGREHNTPAGQLGFATPTWLNDLGMKGTYICNWGSAGPGVPAGPTCDGTLTYEPDYGDPIFLEKLENFHRAFAARYADKPWVRYIDIGSYGDWGESHTTWSGSGRVWPVSVIKEHIDIHKRCYPNNILLAGDELLWRPNDTAGGQEIRQYVKDQGVSWRDDSILIFFNPVVQRPELFDDVYLTRPTVLECQHYPTSKRLGYWQGQDGSVRGATDLIAGIRGLHASYIGFHGNNVEWLTDNPNLTKQLANLCGYWYFPASISLPATAHGGETVTAQVAWENHGVAPAYNVFTPYLQFVAKQQPAAGKRCAASGPIRLSGSNNRSWIPDQQTMESYSVHLPALPAGTYSVQLALIEEAASNRHIALGLAAGTQTADKYYTVGEITIS